One window of Choloepus didactylus isolate mChoDid1 chromosome 26, mChoDid1.pri, whole genome shotgun sequence genomic DNA carries:
- the LOC119520795 gene encoding LOW QUALITY PROTEIN: putative tripartite motif-containing protein 64B (The sequence of the model RefSeq protein was modified relative to this genomic sequence to represent the inferred CDS: inserted 1 base in 1 codon), translating to MDFQLELTCCICMNYFIDPITLDCGHSFCRTCVSFCWEDTQAPIQINCPECXGKSEKTNFKTNIILKKLSFHARKARSCCEKSFETQVCGTHKEAKELLCVVDQYLVCGLCSESPEHLDHSHRTVQWAAEEYREKLLKRMGTLWKGHRKVRVPDPSNPISLQDYVHLRRMRLRAQYWQLNLFLREEEHLHLERVDREAEAVYQQHKASQARMTEHIESLREMYREMAETCHKPDLELLQVRWEIHARVELLQMQEPQPKNELTVPPFSSESVQFDLPQPESPELNTGPTTGLMNGLAATETLIFGKHSSELDVDNSWNWALGVCRVSWIRKSDTLVESEDTFHLLCMKEHNHYSFNTPALMFCHKMQRSKSRLLCFLIVRVEISVF from the exons ATGGACTTCCAGCTTGAACTCACCTGCTGCATCTGCATGAACTATTTCATAGACCCAATCACCTTAGACTGTGGTCACAGCTTTTGCAGAACCTGTGTCTCTTTCTGCTGGGAGGACACCCAAGCTCCAATCCAAATTAACTGTCCTGAGT AGGGAAAATCAGAGAAGACAAACTTCAAAACAAATATCATTCTGAAGAAGCTGTCTTTCCATGCCAGAAAGGCCAGATCTTGCTGTGAGAAGAGCTTTGAGACTCAGGTCTGTGGAACACACAAGGAAGCAAAGGAGCTCCTCTGTGTGGTTGACCAGTACCTGGTCTGTGGACTCTGCTCTGAGTCCCCTGAGCACTTGGATCACAGCCACAGAACAGTGCAATGGGCTGCTGAGGAATACAGG GAGAAACTTCTAAAGAGAATGGGTACTTTATGGAAAGGACACAGGAA AGTGAGAGTACCTGATCCTTCTAATCCAATATCCCTACAGGATTATGTACATTTAAGGAGGATGAGGCTCAGGGCTCAATATTGGCAGCTGAATTTATTCCTCCGTGAAGAAGAGCATCTTCATCTGGAGAGAGTGGACAGAGAAGCAGAGGCAGTTTACCAACAACACAAGGCCAGTCAAGCAAGGATGACAGAGCACATTGAAAGCCTGAGAGAAATGTACAGAGAGATGGCTGAGACCTGCCACAAACCTGACTTGGAGCTGCTCCAGGTGAGATGGGAAATCCATG CCAGGGTTGAGCTGCTGCAGATGCAGGAACCACAGCCG AAAAATGAATTGACTGTTCCTCCTTTCAGTAGTGAGTCAGTTCAGTTTGACCTGCCCCAGCCTGAGAGCCCAGAGCTAAATACAGGGCCCACCACTGGACTGATGAATGGTTTAGCTGCCACTGAG ACCTTGATCTTTGGCAAACATTCCTCAGAGCTAGATGTGGACAACTCTTGGAACTGGGCTCTAGGAGTCTGTAGAGTTTCCTGGATAAGGAAGAGTGACACACTGGTTGAATCTGAGGACACATTTCATCTTTTGTGCATGAAGGAGCATAATCATTACAGTTTCAACACTCCTGCCCTAATGTTTTGTCATAAAATGCAGAGATCTAAGAGTAGGTTGCTGTGTTTCTTGATTGTGAGAGTGGAAATTTCAGTGTTTTGA